The following proteins are co-located in the Vigna unguiculata cultivar IT97K-499-35 chromosome 9, ASM411807v1, whole genome shotgun sequence genome:
- the LOC114164211 gene encoding uncharacterized protein LOC114164211 isoform X2: MADRISTTRLHHISAAPPFQISKDFHAPDNPVPLSPQWLLPKPGESKPAIETVENHVFSTPPNGNRSEMAKTFGNGEDVNDGLKRKDVFRPSVLDSESGHRDRWRDEERDTKSSSSLHKDRWRNGNKDVIDTRRMDRWTENPSTGHFGEAHRGTSDRWNDSANKDTNFEQRRESKWNTRWGPDDKESEGPREKWSDPGKDGDLHVGKSLSNISYLVKDEKEDHYRPWRPNASQSHDHQNVMPNKQVSALSYGWGRGEHTPPVIAFGRARFGSGGNSINSTYMHSQYPETLLDKVESEHGEAHCFRYNRTNLLDVYRVADMHTHRKLVEFVQIPSITQDEPLEPLGFCAPNSEELSVLKDIEKGEIISSSAPPVQKDGRNTTEFTHSRRIKLVNSPLQDRVEDNGSYRMVDEVPSSRESTFEESNSIHPGATWRGTQLGEHAGTVVHESRDMSSDIKSRNPDMSWSNQPKDTQGQWEHNLDYLSETRDVAKWQSSGYPIKRQLSGILDGEFESRRVQQTCPEDLSLFYKDPQGHIQGPFKGIDIIGWFEAGYFGIDLPVRLENAASHSPWLQLGDAMPHLRAKAGPPPGFSAAKHDSTEAFGWQNSSTFGNMHTGLNEAERLRNDPMQRNSATEAENRYLESLMSGSKNSSPLDSLTLSEGVDGGNNLYMMAKKMALEQQSSLPTHPYPYWPRRDAAPLPPKSDIFPNAPPHSNILSSLSDNPRQLQPQNSDLNSVIQGVSDRTTTGLSSGIAGWPNFHLQGGLDPLQNKIDFHHDQNYVQMPFGIQQRLQTPNLLPLNNIIAQTSDIPSSILTAEKLLSSGLSQDPQMLNMLQQQHFLQLHSQAAASSQQIPFLDKLLLLKQKQQQEEQLLLLRQQQQLLSQVLQEHQSHQRLGDLSYQQCSGGGVPLGNLHVNLSQIQPPKEIFSTSSQTPIPSVNAELTTNSLNLPLQTSQDTSHNISSESSAHLPDRLFENISHQKSWSATLPEQINDKHQSVALPVSASFKDSVLSEHSIAKEEPNIAQKPLSFSDDKAKIMEQKPDDACPVGDSQVSATSVCGESSQPVQCVAPFVPVSSAGSCGIDLPVSSQVGKDVEIKSGSIEEQQGGRESSNTETTVVDARSVEAREPKKATEKKSKKQKSSKSQSSDQAKGLPKNVTLQQSKKSESEKPNYGEKKLGETNKGEPAQETYLQQTRDKGKQSATATAETDNHQELNGLPTNIPGSNSETFIEDELTAVSSVSTKTSELPSGRAWKPAPGFKAKSLLEIQLEEQKRAQIEMLVSEVATPVNAMSSTTPWVGVVANPDSLKVSNDSHREADDTEYLAKSEKSQDSKTKKSPLHDLLAEDVPKYSERDGKVPDSSIPSQTVHSNSESIDEGDFIEAKDTKRNRKKSAKLKGSGSKVSIPVASSERPISSNHNEKVRSSHSVQLEKEQLPSIPSGPSLGDFVLWKGEPTSPSPPPAWTTDSGRIPKPTSLRDIQKEQEKKSEKKSAAVLSNQLSTPQRSQPAQVARSSSSLRPISTSSPPKTAPSSQINSQTSVSKYRGDDELFWGTVEQSKQENKQSGFSQLASQGSRGSKNIPMKGNSPGLLSRQKSGSGKSVERSLSSSPASSQSLLKLKKDAMTKNSEATDFRVWCENECVRLIGTKDTSFLQFCLKQSRSEAEIILTENLGSYDPDHEFIDKFLNYMDLLPSDVLEIAFQTRNDEKVDGSENTVVQDLGYIDGSFSKGGKKKGKKGKKVSSSVLGFNVVSNRIMMGEIQAVDD; encoded by the exons ATGGCTGACCGCATCTCTACCACTCGCCTCCACCATATCTCTGCTGCACCTCCTTTTCAGATCTCCAAAG ATTTCCATGCCCCTGACAATCCCGTTCCACTTTCACCACAATGGCTTCTGCCAAAGCCTGGGGAGAGTAAACCTGCAATAGAAACTGTG GAAAACCATGTGTTTTCAACTCCACCAAACGGCAATCGCTCAGAGATGGCAAAGACATTTGGAAATGGAGAGGACGTGAATGATGGCCTTAAGCGAAAGGATGTCTTCCGGCCATCCGTGCTTGACTCTGAAAGTGGACACCGTGATCGTTGGCGTGATGAAGAGAGAGATACTAAGTCCTCTTCCTCTTTACACAAGGATCGATGGAGGAATGGAAACAAAGATGTAATTGACACTAGAAGAATGGACCGGTGGACTGAAAATCCATCAACAGGGCACTTTGGCGAAGCACATCGTGGCACATCTGATAGATGGAATGATTCGGCTAATAAAGATACAAACTTTGAACAGCGGCGCGAGAGTAAGTGGAACACACGCTGGGGACCTGATGATAAGGAGTCTGAAGGTCCTCGTGAAAAATGGAGTGACCCTGGTAAAGATGGTGATCTTCATGTTGGCAAAAGTTTGTCTAACATTTCTTATCTTGTTAAGGATGAAAAGGAGGATCATTATCGGCCATGGAGACCCAACGCCTCACAAAGCCATGACCACCAAAATGTGATGCCAAACAAACAAGTGTCTGCATTGTCATATGGGTGGGGCCGTGGGGAGCATACACCTCCAGTCATTGCGTTTGGGCGGGCCCGGTTTGGCTCTGGTGGTAATTCAATTAACAGCACATATATGCATTCTCAATACCCTGAAACTTTATTGGATAAAGTTGAAAGTGAGCATGGAGAAGCTCATTGCTTTAGATATAATAGGACAAATTTGCTTGATGTGTACAGAGTTGCTGATATGCATACACATAGAAAACTAGTGGAATTTGTGCAGATACCTTCTATTACACAGGATGAACCATTGGAGCCTCTAGGTTTTTGTGCTCCAAATTCTGAGGAACTG TCTGTGTTAAAGGATATTGAAAAAGGGGAAATAATCAGTAGCAGTGCTCCTCCGGTGCAAAAAGATGGACGGAACACAACAGAATTTACACATTCAAGACGAATAAAGCTTGTAAATTCTCCTTTACAAG ATAGAGTCGAAGATAATGGTTCTTACAGAATGGTGGATGAGGTTCCTAGTAGTAGAGAATCAACCTTTGAAGAAAGCAATTCTATTCATCCTGGTGCTACATGGCGTGGGACACAACTAGGTGAACATGCAGGCACAGTTGTGCATGAAAGCAGAGATATGTCCAGTGATATTAAATCAAGAAACCCAGATATGAGCTGGTCAAACCAACCAAAAGATACTCAGGGTCAGTGGGAGCATAATTTGGATTATTTATCTGAAACCAGAGATGTGGCTAAGTGGCAATCTAGTGGATATCCCATTAAAAGGCAGCTATCTGGCATTTTGGATGGTGAATTCGAATCCAGGAGAGTTCAACAAACTTGTCCAGAGGATTTATCACTTTTTTATAAAGATCCTCAGGGTCACATTCAGGGCCCCTTTAAAGGAATTGATATTATTGGTTGGTTTGAGGCTGGTTACTTTGGTATAGATTTACCTGTTCGTCTGGAAAATGCAGCATCCCACTCACCATGGTTGCAACTTGGTGATGCCATGCCCCACTTACGAGCTAAGGCCGGGCCACCACCTGGATTTTCTGCAGCAAAACATGACTCTACAGAGGCATTTGGTTGGCAAAATTCCAGTACCTTTGGGAACATGCATACTGGTTTAAATGAGGCTGAGAGGCTGAGAAATGATCCTATGCAGAGGAATTCTGCCACTGAAGCTGAAAATAGGTATCTGGAGTCACTAATGTCCGGTAGCAAAAACAGTTCCCCACTTGATAGTCTCACATTATCAGAAG GAGTAGATGGTGGAAACAacctttacatgatggccaagAAGATGGCACTTGAACAGCAAAGTTCCTTGCCAACTCATCCTTATCCATACTGGCCAAGGAGGGATGCAGCACCCCTTCCACCAAAATCAGACATTTTTCCAAATGCACCACCACATTCAAATATCTTGTCTTCATTGAGTGACAATCCTCGTCAGCTTCAGCCCCAAAATTCTGATTTAAACTCAGTAATCCAAGGAGTATCTGACAGAACGACCACAGGCTTAAGTAGCGGTATTGCTGGATGGCCAAATTTTCATTTGCAAGGTGGATTGGATCCCCTGCAGAATAAGATTGACTTTCATCATGATCAAAATTATGTTCAAATGCCATTTGGAATTCAACAAAGGTTACAAACACCGAACTTGTTGCCCTTAAACAACATAATTGCTCAAACGTCAGATATTCCATCAAGTATTCTGACAGCAGAGAAGTTGCTTTCTTCTGGCTTATCCCAAGATCCCCAAATGTTGAATATGTTGCAGCAGCAACACTTTCTGCAGTTGCATTCTCAGGCAGCTGCTTCTTCACAACAGATACCTTTCTTGGACAAACTTCTGTTGTTGAAGCAGAAACAGCAACAGGAGGAGCAACTGCTGTTATTGCGCCAACAACAACAACTGCTATCTCAAGTGCTGCAGGAGCATCAGTCTCACCAGCGACTAGGTGATTTATCTTATCAGCAGTGTTCTGGAGGTGGAGTACCACTGGGGAATTtgcatgtgaatctttctcaaaTTCAACCACCAAAAGAGATTTTTTCCACCAGTTCTCAAACACCAATCCCCAGTGTGAATGCTGAGCTTACTACTAATTCTTTGAATTTACCTCTGCAAACAAGTCAGGACACTAGCCATAATATAAGCAGTGAATCTTCTGCCCATTTGCCGGACCGTTTATTTGAGAATATTAGTCATCAAAAAAGCTGGAGTGCTACACTTCCTGAGCAAATTAATGACAAGCACCAGAGTGTAGCATTGCCTGTATCAGCTTCTTTTAAAGACTCCGTATTGAGTGAGCATAGCATAGCTAAAGAGGAACCCAACATTGCCCAGAAACCTCTTTCTTTTTCTGACGATAAGGCTAAAATCATGGAGCAAAAGCCAGACGATGCTTGTCCTGTTGGTGATTCTCAGGTGAGTGCAACTTCTGTGTGCGGTGAGAGTTCTCAACCAGTACAGTGTGTTGCTCCTTTTGTTCCTGTGTCTTCAGCTGGATCTTGCGGTATCGATTTACCAGTATCAAGTCAAGTGGGTAAAGATGTGGAGATTAAGTCAGGCAGTATTGAAGAGCAGCAGGGTGGAAGGGAAAGCTCAAATACTGAAACCACTGTGGTGGATGCAAGAAGTGTTGAAGCACGGGAACCCAAAAAGGCTACTGAGAAGAAATCTAAGAAGCAAAAATCTTCAAAATCTCAGTCTTCTGATCAGGCAAAGGGATTGCCAAAAAATGTGACTTTGCAGCAGTCAAAGAAATCAGAATCTGAGAAACCAAATTATggtgaaaaaaaattgggagAAACCAACAAGGGTGAACCAGCTCAAGAGACATATCTGCAGCAAACAAGGGATAAGGGTAAACAATCTGCAACTGCTACTGCAGAAACAGATAATCATCAAGAACTTAATGGTCTCCCTACTAATATTCCAGGAAGCAACTCTGAAACATTTATTGAGGACGAGTTGACGGCAGTCAGTTCTGTTTCCACCAAGACTAGTGAATTACCTTCAGGGAGAGCTTGGAAACCAGCTCCTGGTTTCAAGGCAAAATCTCTCTTAGAAATTCAACTGGAAGAACAAAAAAGGGCACAGATAGAAATGCTTGTGTCTGAGGTTGCTACTCCTGTCAATGCCATGAGTTCAACAACTCCTTGGGTGGGAGTTGTGGCCAATCCAGACTCTTTGAAGGTGTCTAATGATAGTCACAGAGAAGCAGATGATACTGAATATCTAGCTAAATCTGAAAAATCTCAAGATAGTAAAACCAAGAAAAGCCCATTACATGATCTATTGGCAGAAGATGTACCAAAATATAGTGAAAGGGATGGCAAGGTTCCAGACAGCTCGATCCCCTCACAAACTGTTCACTCTAATTCAGAATCAATAGATGAAGGAGACTTCATTGAAGCTAAAGACACCAAAAGAAACCGGAAAAAATCTGCAAAGTTGAAGGGTTCAGGGTCTAAGGTTTCAATTCCTGTTGCTTCTAGTGAAAGGCCCATAAGTTCGAATCACAATGAAAAGGTAAGAAGCTCCCATTCTGTTCAACTGGAGAAAGAACAACTGCCTTCTATCCCATCAGGACCCTCTCTGGGAGATTTTGTTCTTTGGAAAGGAGAGCCGACAAGCCCATCCCCTCCTCCAGCCTGGACTACTGATTCTGGTAGGATACCTAAACCAACATCATTAAGGGACATTCAAAAGGAGCAGGAGAAGAAATCTGAGAAGAAATCTGCTGCAGTTCTCTCAAACCAACTTTCTACCCCTCAAAGATCACAGCCTGCCCAAGTTGCTCGGAGCAGCAGTTCTTTACGGCCAATTTCAACTTCATCTCCACCAAAAACTGCACCTTCTAGCCAGATAAACTCCCAAACTTCTGTGTCAAAATATAGGGGGGATGATGAACTGTTTTGGGGTACAGTGGAGCAATCTAAGCAAGAAAATAAGCA GTCAGGCTTCTCTCAACTTGCTAGCCAGGGTAGCCGGGGTTCTAAAAATATCCCCATGAAAGGTAATTCACCTGGATTATTGAGTCGACAAAAGTCTGGGAGTGGCAAATCAGTTGAGCGATCTCTTTCATCGTCACCTGCCTCTTCTCAATCACTGCTAAAACTGAAAAAGGATGCCATGACTAAGAATTCCG aAGCTACTGACTTCAGAGTTTGGTGTGAGAATGAATGTGTCAGGCTTATTGGGACAAAAG ATACAAGTTTCCTTCAGTTTTGCTTGAAGCAGTCCAGATCTGAAGCAGAGATTATTCTCACGGAAAACCTGGGATCATATGACCCTGATCATGAATTCATTGATAAATTCCTCAATTACATGGACTTGCTACCATCAGATGTTTTGGAAATAGCTTTTCAAACTCGGAATGATGAGAAAGTTGATGGATCTGAAAACACAGTTGTACAAGATTTGGGTTACATTGACGGATCCTTCTCAAAAGGTGGAAAGAAGAAAGGTAAGAAAGGAAAAAAGGTCAGCTCTTCAGTTTTGGGATTCAATGTCGTGAGTAACCGGATAATGATGGGTGAGATTCAGGCGGTAGATGACTAA
- the LOC114164211 gene encoding uncharacterized protein LOC114164211 isoform X1, translating to MADRISTTRLHHISAAPPFQISKDFHAPDNPVPLSPQWLLPKPGESKPAIETVENHVFSTPPNGNRSEMAKTFGNGEDVNDGLKRKDVFRPSVLDSESGHRDRWRDEERDTKSSSSLHKDRWRNGNKDVIDTRRMDRWTENPSTGHFGEAHRGTSDRWNDSANKDTNFEQRRESKWNTRWGPDDKESEGPREKWSDPGKDGDLHVGKSLSNISYLVKDEKEDHYRPWRPNASQSHDHQNVMPNKQVSALSYGWGRGEHTPPVIAFGRARFGSGGNSINSTYMHSQYPETLLDKVESEHGEAHCFRYNRTNLLDVYRVADMHTHRKLVEFVQIPSITQDEPLEPLGFCAPNSEELSVLKDIEKGEIISSSAPPVQKDGRNTTEFTHSRRIKLVNSPLQDRVEDNGSYRMVDEVPSSRESTFEESNSIHPGATWRGTQLGEHAGTVVHESRDMSSDIKSRNPDMSWSNQPKDTQGQWEHNLDYLSETRDVAKWQSSGYPIKRQLSGILDGEFESRRVQQTCPEDLSLFYKDPQGHIQGPFKGIDIIGWFEAGYFGIDLPVRLENAASHSPWLQLGDAMPHLRAKAGPPPGFSAAKHDSTEAFGWQNSSTFGNMHTGLNEAERLRNDPMQRNSATEAENRYLESLMSGSKNSSPLDSLTLSEGLQGFLCNNSGNLGPSGVDGGNNLYMMAKKMALEQQSSLPTHPYPYWPRRDAAPLPPKSDIFPNAPPHSNILSSLSDNPRQLQPQNSDLNSVIQGVSDRTTTGLSSGIAGWPNFHLQGGLDPLQNKIDFHHDQNYVQMPFGIQQRLQTPNLLPLNNIIAQTSDIPSSILTAEKLLSSGLSQDPQMLNMLQQQHFLQLHSQAAASSQQIPFLDKLLLLKQKQQQEEQLLLLRQQQQLLSQVLQEHQSHQRLGDLSYQQCSGGGVPLGNLHVNLSQIQPPKEIFSTSSQTPIPSVNAELTTNSLNLPLQTSQDTSHNISSESSAHLPDRLFENISHQKSWSATLPEQINDKHQSVALPVSASFKDSVLSEHSIAKEEPNIAQKPLSFSDDKAKIMEQKPDDACPVGDSQVSATSVCGESSQPVQCVAPFVPVSSAGSCGIDLPVSSQVGKDVEIKSGSIEEQQGGRESSNTETTVVDARSVEAREPKKATEKKSKKQKSSKSQSSDQAKGLPKNVTLQQSKKSESEKPNYGEKKLGETNKGEPAQETYLQQTRDKGKQSATATAETDNHQELNGLPTNIPGSNSETFIEDELTAVSSVSTKTSELPSGRAWKPAPGFKAKSLLEIQLEEQKRAQIEMLVSEVATPVNAMSSTTPWVGVVANPDSLKVSNDSHREADDTEYLAKSEKSQDSKTKKSPLHDLLAEDVPKYSERDGKVPDSSIPSQTVHSNSESIDEGDFIEAKDTKRNRKKSAKLKGSGSKVSIPVASSERPISSNHNEKVRSSHSVQLEKEQLPSIPSGPSLGDFVLWKGEPTSPSPPPAWTTDSGRIPKPTSLRDIQKEQEKKSEKKSAAVLSNQLSTPQRSQPAQVARSSSSLRPISTSSPPKTAPSSQINSQTSVSKYRGDDELFWGTVEQSKQENKQSGFSQLASQGSRGSKNIPMKGNSPGLLSRQKSGSGKSVERSLSSSPASSQSLLKLKKDAMTKNSEATDFRVWCENECVRLIGTKDTSFLQFCLKQSRSEAEIILTENLGSYDPDHEFIDKFLNYMDLLPSDVLEIAFQTRNDEKVDGSENTVVQDLGYIDGSFSKGGKKKGKKGKKVSSSVLGFNVVSNRIMMGEIQAVDD from the exons ATGGCTGACCGCATCTCTACCACTCGCCTCCACCATATCTCTGCTGCACCTCCTTTTCAGATCTCCAAAG ATTTCCATGCCCCTGACAATCCCGTTCCACTTTCACCACAATGGCTTCTGCCAAAGCCTGGGGAGAGTAAACCTGCAATAGAAACTGTG GAAAACCATGTGTTTTCAACTCCACCAAACGGCAATCGCTCAGAGATGGCAAAGACATTTGGAAATGGAGAGGACGTGAATGATGGCCTTAAGCGAAAGGATGTCTTCCGGCCATCCGTGCTTGACTCTGAAAGTGGACACCGTGATCGTTGGCGTGATGAAGAGAGAGATACTAAGTCCTCTTCCTCTTTACACAAGGATCGATGGAGGAATGGAAACAAAGATGTAATTGACACTAGAAGAATGGACCGGTGGACTGAAAATCCATCAACAGGGCACTTTGGCGAAGCACATCGTGGCACATCTGATAGATGGAATGATTCGGCTAATAAAGATACAAACTTTGAACAGCGGCGCGAGAGTAAGTGGAACACACGCTGGGGACCTGATGATAAGGAGTCTGAAGGTCCTCGTGAAAAATGGAGTGACCCTGGTAAAGATGGTGATCTTCATGTTGGCAAAAGTTTGTCTAACATTTCTTATCTTGTTAAGGATGAAAAGGAGGATCATTATCGGCCATGGAGACCCAACGCCTCACAAAGCCATGACCACCAAAATGTGATGCCAAACAAACAAGTGTCTGCATTGTCATATGGGTGGGGCCGTGGGGAGCATACACCTCCAGTCATTGCGTTTGGGCGGGCCCGGTTTGGCTCTGGTGGTAATTCAATTAACAGCACATATATGCATTCTCAATACCCTGAAACTTTATTGGATAAAGTTGAAAGTGAGCATGGAGAAGCTCATTGCTTTAGATATAATAGGACAAATTTGCTTGATGTGTACAGAGTTGCTGATATGCATACACATAGAAAACTAGTGGAATTTGTGCAGATACCTTCTATTACACAGGATGAACCATTGGAGCCTCTAGGTTTTTGTGCTCCAAATTCTGAGGAACTG TCTGTGTTAAAGGATATTGAAAAAGGGGAAATAATCAGTAGCAGTGCTCCTCCGGTGCAAAAAGATGGACGGAACACAACAGAATTTACACATTCAAGACGAATAAAGCTTGTAAATTCTCCTTTACAAG ATAGAGTCGAAGATAATGGTTCTTACAGAATGGTGGATGAGGTTCCTAGTAGTAGAGAATCAACCTTTGAAGAAAGCAATTCTATTCATCCTGGTGCTACATGGCGTGGGACACAACTAGGTGAACATGCAGGCACAGTTGTGCATGAAAGCAGAGATATGTCCAGTGATATTAAATCAAGAAACCCAGATATGAGCTGGTCAAACCAACCAAAAGATACTCAGGGTCAGTGGGAGCATAATTTGGATTATTTATCTGAAACCAGAGATGTGGCTAAGTGGCAATCTAGTGGATATCCCATTAAAAGGCAGCTATCTGGCATTTTGGATGGTGAATTCGAATCCAGGAGAGTTCAACAAACTTGTCCAGAGGATTTATCACTTTTTTATAAAGATCCTCAGGGTCACATTCAGGGCCCCTTTAAAGGAATTGATATTATTGGTTGGTTTGAGGCTGGTTACTTTGGTATAGATTTACCTGTTCGTCTGGAAAATGCAGCATCCCACTCACCATGGTTGCAACTTGGTGATGCCATGCCCCACTTACGAGCTAAGGCCGGGCCACCACCTGGATTTTCTGCAGCAAAACATGACTCTACAGAGGCATTTGGTTGGCAAAATTCCAGTACCTTTGGGAACATGCATACTGGTTTAAATGAGGCTGAGAGGCTGAGAAATGATCCTATGCAGAGGAATTCTGCCACTGAAGCTGAAAATAGGTATCTGGAGTCACTAATGTCCGGTAGCAAAAACAGTTCCCCACTTGATAGTCTCACATTATCAGAAG GTTTACAAGGGTTTCTCTGTAATAATTCTGGTAATCTGGGCCCATCAGGAGTAGATGGTGGAAACAacctttacatgatggccaagAAGATGGCACTTGAACAGCAAAGTTCCTTGCCAACTCATCCTTATCCATACTGGCCAAGGAGGGATGCAGCACCCCTTCCACCAAAATCAGACATTTTTCCAAATGCACCACCACATTCAAATATCTTGTCTTCATTGAGTGACAATCCTCGTCAGCTTCAGCCCCAAAATTCTGATTTAAACTCAGTAATCCAAGGAGTATCTGACAGAACGACCACAGGCTTAAGTAGCGGTATTGCTGGATGGCCAAATTTTCATTTGCAAGGTGGATTGGATCCCCTGCAGAATAAGATTGACTTTCATCATGATCAAAATTATGTTCAAATGCCATTTGGAATTCAACAAAGGTTACAAACACCGAACTTGTTGCCCTTAAACAACATAATTGCTCAAACGTCAGATATTCCATCAAGTATTCTGACAGCAGAGAAGTTGCTTTCTTCTGGCTTATCCCAAGATCCCCAAATGTTGAATATGTTGCAGCAGCAACACTTTCTGCAGTTGCATTCTCAGGCAGCTGCTTCTTCACAACAGATACCTTTCTTGGACAAACTTCTGTTGTTGAAGCAGAAACAGCAACAGGAGGAGCAACTGCTGTTATTGCGCCAACAACAACAACTGCTATCTCAAGTGCTGCAGGAGCATCAGTCTCACCAGCGACTAGGTGATTTATCTTATCAGCAGTGTTCTGGAGGTGGAGTACCACTGGGGAATTtgcatgtgaatctttctcaaaTTCAACCACCAAAAGAGATTTTTTCCACCAGTTCTCAAACACCAATCCCCAGTGTGAATGCTGAGCTTACTACTAATTCTTTGAATTTACCTCTGCAAACAAGTCAGGACACTAGCCATAATATAAGCAGTGAATCTTCTGCCCATTTGCCGGACCGTTTATTTGAGAATATTAGTCATCAAAAAAGCTGGAGTGCTACACTTCCTGAGCAAATTAATGACAAGCACCAGAGTGTAGCATTGCCTGTATCAGCTTCTTTTAAAGACTCCGTATTGAGTGAGCATAGCATAGCTAAAGAGGAACCCAACATTGCCCAGAAACCTCTTTCTTTTTCTGACGATAAGGCTAAAATCATGGAGCAAAAGCCAGACGATGCTTGTCCTGTTGGTGATTCTCAGGTGAGTGCAACTTCTGTGTGCGGTGAGAGTTCTCAACCAGTACAGTGTGTTGCTCCTTTTGTTCCTGTGTCTTCAGCTGGATCTTGCGGTATCGATTTACCAGTATCAAGTCAAGTGGGTAAAGATGTGGAGATTAAGTCAGGCAGTATTGAAGAGCAGCAGGGTGGAAGGGAAAGCTCAAATACTGAAACCACTGTGGTGGATGCAAGAAGTGTTGAAGCACGGGAACCCAAAAAGGCTACTGAGAAGAAATCTAAGAAGCAAAAATCTTCAAAATCTCAGTCTTCTGATCAGGCAAAGGGATTGCCAAAAAATGTGACTTTGCAGCAGTCAAAGAAATCAGAATCTGAGAAACCAAATTATggtgaaaaaaaattgggagAAACCAACAAGGGTGAACCAGCTCAAGAGACATATCTGCAGCAAACAAGGGATAAGGGTAAACAATCTGCAACTGCTACTGCAGAAACAGATAATCATCAAGAACTTAATGGTCTCCCTACTAATATTCCAGGAAGCAACTCTGAAACATTTATTGAGGACGAGTTGACGGCAGTCAGTTCTGTTTCCACCAAGACTAGTGAATTACCTTCAGGGAGAGCTTGGAAACCAGCTCCTGGTTTCAAGGCAAAATCTCTCTTAGAAATTCAACTGGAAGAACAAAAAAGGGCACAGATAGAAATGCTTGTGTCTGAGGTTGCTACTCCTGTCAATGCCATGAGTTCAACAACTCCTTGGGTGGGAGTTGTGGCCAATCCAGACTCTTTGAAGGTGTCTAATGATAGTCACAGAGAAGCAGATGATACTGAATATCTAGCTAAATCTGAAAAATCTCAAGATAGTAAAACCAAGAAAAGCCCATTACATGATCTATTGGCAGAAGATGTACCAAAATATAGTGAAAGGGATGGCAAGGTTCCAGACAGCTCGATCCCCTCACAAACTGTTCACTCTAATTCAGAATCAATAGATGAAGGAGACTTCATTGAAGCTAAAGACACCAAAAGAAACCGGAAAAAATCTGCAAAGTTGAAGGGTTCAGGGTCTAAGGTTTCAATTCCTGTTGCTTCTAGTGAAAGGCCCATAAGTTCGAATCACAATGAAAAGGTAAGAAGCTCCCATTCTGTTCAACTGGAGAAAGAACAACTGCCTTCTATCCCATCAGGACCCTCTCTGGGAGATTTTGTTCTTTGGAAAGGAGAGCCGACAAGCCCATCCCCTCCTCCAGCCTGGACTACTGATTCTGGTAGGATACCTAAACCAACATCATTAAGGGACATTCAAAAGGAGCAGGAGAAGAAATCTGAGAAGAAATCTGCTGCAGTTCTCTCAAACCAACTTTCTACCCCTCAAAGATCACAGCCTGCCCAAGTTGCTCGGAGCAGCAGTTCTTTACGGCCAATTTCAACTTCATCTCCACCAAAAACTGCACCTTCTAGCCAGATAAACTCCCAAACTTCTGTGTCAAAATATAGGGGGGATGATGAACTGTTTTGGGGTACAGTGGAGCAATCTAAGCAAGAAAATAAGCA GTCAGGCTTCTCTCAACTTGCTAGCCAGGGTAGCCGGGGTTCTAAAAATATCCCCATGAAAGGTAATTCACCTGGATTATTGAGTCGACAAAAGTCTGGGAGTGGCAAATCAGTTGAGCGATCTCTTTCATCGTCACCTGCCTCTTCTCAATCACTGCTAAAACTGAAAAAGGATGCCATGACTAAGAATTCCG aAGCTACTGACTTCAGAGTTTGGTGTGAGAATGAATGTGTCAGGCTTATTGGGACAAAAG ATACAAGTTTCCTTCAGTTTTGCTTGAAGCAGTCCAGATCTGAAGCAGAGATTATTCTCACGGAAAACCTGGGATCATATGACCCTGATCATGAATTCATTGATAAATTCCTCAATTACATGGACTTGCTACCATCAGATGTTTTGGAAATAGCTTTTCAAACTCGGAATGATGAGAAAGTTGATGGATCTGAAAACACAGTTGTACAAGATTTGGGTTACATTGACGGATCCTTCTCAAAAGGTGGAAAGAAGAAAGGTAAGAAAGGAAAAAAGGTCAGCTCTTCAGTTTTGGGATTCAATGTCGTGAGTAACCGGATAATGATGGGTGAGATTCAGGCGGTAGATGACTAA